The following proteins come from a genomic window of Thiothrix winogradskyi:
- a CDS encoding outer membrane beta-barrel protein encodes MTISKTAALAVCLFSVLSNTAMADNSSPFSKIKPMSPIGMNSNAKAPNYLGASIGTTTTDGFCDPLSDCDNSDKSWKAFAGVRMNDNIVLEAGYVDFGKQSGMATGGEVSQQATAFTTAAVAGIPMTDQIELFGKAGVARWTLEQTDSSGTVENTGTDVLVGVGADYNLGDNMGVRAEWERFKDVGSTAAHANDIDLLSLGFIFSSL; translated from the coding sequence ATGACGATTTCCAAAACTGCCGCGCTTGCCGTGTGCCTATTCAGTGTACTTAGCAACACTGCGATGGCAGACAACAGTTCACCTTTTTCCAAAATCAAACCGATGTCACCCATTGGCATGAATTCCAACGCCAAAGCACCCAACTATTTGGGGGCAAGTATCGGTACGACCACTACCGATGGGTTTTGCGATCCACTTAGCGACTGTGACAACAGCGACAAAAGCTGGAAAGCCTTCGCCGGGGTGCGCATGAATGACAATATTGTGCTGGAAGCGGGCTATGTCGACTTTGGCAAACAAAGCGGCATGGCTACCGGGGGTGAAGTTAGCCAACAGGCAACCGCTTTCACCACCGCCGCCGTCGCTGGCATCCCCATGACCGACCAAATCGAACTGTTTGGCAAAGCGGGCGTAGCACGCTGGACACTGGAACAAACCGATAGCAGCGGCACGGTAGAAAATACCGGCACCGATGTCTTGGTCGGCGTGGGCGCTGACTATAACCTCGGTGACAATATGGGCGTGCGTGCCGAGTGGGAACGCTTTAAAGATGTGGGCAGCACCGCTGCTCATGCCAATGACATTGACTTGCTGAGTCTTGGCTTTATTTTCTCATCGTTATAA
- a CDS encoding outer membrane beta-barrel protein: protein MKILLSCSIAGLALLANSVYAGGMEGYGVPSNISLYGGLSAGMSNHDGACDATTTDCEDSDSGHKAFVGLRADPSRNPNEFWATPAGVMPATALPTMGVELGYMELGENTAQGKAGRAGIYDSELQSELSASYVAGVGYVPVAPRTELIGKVGAAFWKQNGSKTVAEDSELDTTSTNSGVSMLLGAGAQVKLNPNLSLRGEYEHIMGTAADTDYEADAGLLSVGAVFSTF from the coding sequence ATGAAAATTTTACTTTCCTGCTCAATAGCAGGCTTGGCGCTATTGGCTAATAGTGTCTATGCGGGCGGTATGGAAGGCTATGGTGTGCCTTCTAATATTTCTTTGTATGGCGGTCTGAGTGCGGGCATGAGCAACCATGATGGTGCTTGTGACGCCACCACGACAGATTGCGAAGACAGTGATAGCGGGCATAAAGCCTTTGTCGGCTTACGCGCTGACCCCAGTCGTAACCCGAACGAATTTTGGGCAACACCAGCGGGTGTCATGCCTGCTACCGCCCTGCCCACGATGGGCGTAGAACTCGGCTACATGGAACTGGGTGAAAATACGGCGCAAGGTAAAGCAGGTCGGGCGGGCATTTACGACAGCGAACTCCAAAGCGAACTCTCTGCCAGTTATGTCGCGGGCGTAGGTTACGTTCCGGTTGCCCCTCGCACTGAATTAATCGGCAAAGTTGGCGCAGCCTTTTGGAAACAAAATGGTAGCAAAACCGTAGCCGAAGATTCTGAGCTGGATACCACCAGCACTAACAGTGGCGTAAGCATGTTATTGGGCGCTGGCGCACAAGTGAAGCTTAACCCCAACCTATCGTTACGGGGCGAGTATGAACACATTATGGGTACAGCAGCAGACACCGATTACGAAGCCGACGCGGGTTTATTGAGTGTCGGCGCGGTTTTTTCCACCTTTTAA